The following coding sequences lie in one Kamptonema formosum PCC 6407 genomic window:
- a CDS encoding hybrid sensor histidine kinase/response regulator, with amino-acid sequence MNIQHEDKVNVLLVDDHEENLLALEAILNSTSYNLVKANSGAEALRCLLNEDFAVILLDVQMPAMDGFETATLIRSRDRSRLTPIIFITAFTSNDSQVFKGYSLGAVDYLFKPIEAEILTSKVAVFVELFQKTVEVKRQAAELAAVNTELSKSEERFRTLSACSPLGIYLADVEGRCTYINPRCKGICGLNLEEGLIDVWQRSVHPEDRDRVVADWLAWMETGQEYSEEFRLSANGSMRWVHVQSSPMFSDLGKPIGHVGTIIDITDRKQAEEERGRLIGEQVARHEAERANRMKDEFLAILSHELRTPLNAILGWSKLLRAKKFDQATIDKALETIERNAKSQAQLIEDILDVSRILRGKLNLNLHPIPLGYVIEVAIDALRPLAETKSIAIEFVCISDIGQVIGDSDRLQQVVWNLLSNAIKFTPEGGKVEVRLELVGDYAEIQIIDTGIGISAEFLPYVFDRFRQADSTTTRSYGGLGLGLAIVRHLVELHGGTVGAENNSSGIGAKFTVSLPIATCQIDRGAVEEMPQLQGVGDAIAIPSLANLQLLVVDDDDDSREFLIAVLEEHGAQVRSAASVAGALAALENYWPDLLLSDIGMPEADGYQLIARVREMEALRGGNMPAIALTAYARVEERRRALQAGFQMHLSKPIEPDRLIAGVANLAGIFRAPVVNC; translated from the coding sequence ATGAATATCCAGCATGAAGATAAAGTAAATGTACTCTTAGTTGACGATCATGAAGAAAACTTGCTGGCTCTGGAAGCTATTCTCAACAGTACCTCTTACAATTTAGTAAAAGCAAATTCAGGTGCGGAAGCTCTAAGATGTCTGCTTAATGAGGATTTTGCGGTAATTCTGCTCGACGTGCAGATGCCGGCAATGGATGGATTTGAGACGGCAACATTGATTCGCTCTAGAGATCGATCGCGCTTAACTCCCATTATTTTTATCACTGCATTTACCAGTAATGACTCTCAGGTTTTCAAAGGTTATTCTTTGGGTGCGGTGGATTATCTTTTTAAACCGATTGAAGCGGAAATATTGACATCAAAAGTGGCGGTATTTGTTGAATTATTTCAAAAAACAGTTGAGGTTAAGCGCCAAGCCGCAGAGCTAGCTGCTGTTAATACTGAACTGAGTAAAAGTGAAGAGCGGTTTCGGACGTTGAGTGCTTGTTCGCCGCTGGGAATTTATCTCGCTGATGTAGAAGGTCGCTGTACTTATATTAACCCGCGCTGTAAAGGGATTTGTGGGTTAAATTTAGAGGAAGGTTTGATAGATGTTTGGCAGCGATCGGTTCATCCCGAAGATCGCGATCGCGTGGTAGCAGATTGGTTGGCATGGATGGAAACAGGTCAAGAATATTCCGAAGAGTTTCGATTAAGTGCCAACGGAAGTATGCGCTGGGTTCATGTGCAGTCGTCGCCCATGTTTTCGGATTTGGGCAAACCGATCGGTCATGTTGGTACAATTATCGATATCACAGACCGCAAGCAAGCAGAGGAAGAGCGAGGCAGGTTAATCGGCGAGCAGGTGGCGCGGCACGAAGCTGAGAGAGCGAATCGGATGAAGGATGAGTTTCTGGCTATTCTCTCTCACGAACTTCGCACTCCTTTAAATGCAATTCTTGGCTGGTCTAAGTTACTTCGGGCTAAAAAATTTGACCAGGCAACGATTGATAAAGCTCTAGAAACAATTGAGCGCAATGCTAAATCTCAAGCGCAACTGATCGAAGATATTCTAGATGTTTCGCGGATTCTGCGGGGCAAGCTAAATTTAAATTTACATCCGATTCCGTTAGGGTATGTGATTGAGGTGGCAATTGATGCTCTGCGGCCGTTGGCTGAGACGAAATCAATTGCAATAGAATTTGTCTGTATTTCGGATATTGGTCAAGTTATAGGCGATAGCGATCGCTTGCAGCAAGTGGTTTGGAATTTACTATCAAATGCGATTAAGTTTACTCCCGAAGGTGGCAAAGTAGAGGTGCGATTAGAATTAGTTGGCGACTATGCGGAAATTCAGATTATAGATACGGGAATTGGTATTTCTGCTGAGTTTCTCCCTTATGTTTTCGATCGCTTCCGCCAAGCTGATAGCACTACAACTAGGTCTTACGGGGGTTTGGGATTGGGACTGGCGATCGTCCGCCATTTGGTGGAACTGCACGGCGGTACAGTTGGTGCTGAAAACAACAGCAGCGGTATCGGGGCGAAATTTACGGTTTCTCTGCCGATCGCAACTTGCCAGATCGATCGAGGTGCAGTGGAGGAAATGCCTCAACTCCAAGGCGTGGGAGATGCGATCGCTATCCCCAGTCTGGCGAATTTGCAATTGCTGGTGGTGGATGATGACGATGACAGCCGCGAGTTTTTGATTGCTGTGTTGGAGGAGCACGGAGCTCAGGTGCGATCGGCGGCATCGGTGGCGGGGGCCCTAGCAGCACTGGAGAACTATTGGCCGGACTTGCTGTTAAGCGATATTGGAATGCCGGAAGCAGATGGCTATCAGTTGATCGCGCGGGTGAGAGAAATGGAAGCGCTGCGGGGAGGAAATATGCCTGCGATCGCACTGACTGCCTACGCCAGAGTTGAAGAGCGCCGACGAGCACTGCAAGCGGGTTTCCAGATGCACTTATCTAAACCCATTGAGCCCGATCGGTTAATAGCAGGAGTTGCTAATCTGGCAGGAATTTTTCGAGCTCCAGTTGTTAATTGTTAA
- a CDS encoding chemotaxis protein CheB yields MKNFTGELNKSDFEIVVVGTSLGGLNALSVLLADLPATFPLPIVIVQHRHKNSNNMLLDYLQRQSSLRVREAEDKETILPGIVYLAPADYHLLIESPDGGEFSLQENYLITFANDPREAIHNPLSKIQNRGSPTFALSTEAPISYARPSIDALFESAADTFGEKTIGIILTGASCDGSQGLAKIKAEGGLTFVQEPDSAECRVMPAAAIATFEVDWILPLSKIAPCLVNLLTIKD; encoded by the coding sequence GTGAAAAACTTTACCGGAGAGTTAAATAAGAGCGATTTTGAAATAGTTGTGGTTGGCACTTCTTTGGGAGGGCTAAATGCTCTGTCTGTGCTGCTAGCTGATTTGCCAGCAACCTTTCCCTTGCCGATAGTTATCGTGCAACACCGCCACAAAAATTCTAACAATATGCTGCTGGATTATTTACAGCGGCAAAGCTCTCTCCGAGTGAGAGAAGCGGAAGACAAAGAGACAATCTTACCGGGAATAGTTTATTTGGCTCCTGCTGATTATCACTTGCTAATTGAATCCCCCGATGGCGGTGAATTTAGCTTGCAGGAAAACTATTTGATAACATTCGCGAACGATCCAAGAGAAGCTATTCACAATCCACTATCTAAAATTCAAAATCGTGGCTCTCCTACATTCGCACTATCAACTGAGGCTCCGATCTCTTACGCGCGGCCTTCAATTGATGCCCTATTTGAGTCTGCTGCTGATACTTTTGGTGAGAAAACAATTGGCATAATTTTAACAGGAGCAAGCTGCGATGGAAGTCAAGGACTGGCAAAAATTAAAGCTGAAGGAGGATTGACATTTGTACAGGAACCAGATTCGGCTGAATGCCGAGTAATGCCAGCAGCGGCGATCGCAACTTTTGAAGTAGACTGGATTTTACCTCTATCAAAAATCGCTCCCTGTTTGGTCAATTTACTAACAATTAAAGATTAA
- a CDS encoding transposase, whose protein sequence is MSWRSHFFVWQTRPCFVALIDWLKKAEPYYKKSANTIKRWFSEIVGYFEQRTNNGIVEGINNKLKLLKRRGYLSLLAS, encoded by the coding sequence ATTAGCTGGCGATCGCACTTCTTTGTCTGGCAAACGAGACCATGCTTTGTTGCGCTTATTGATTGGTTAAAAAAAGCAGAACCTTACTATAAAAAGAGTGCAAACACTATTAAAAGGTGGTTTTCAGAGATAGTAGGATATTTTGAACAAAGAACAAACAATGGAATAGTTGAGGGAATTAATAATAAATTAAAGCTGCTAAAACGCAGGGGTTACTTAAGTCTCCTCGCTTCATGA
- a CDS encoding HAMP domain-containing protein, with protein sequence MSTAQITKVNSDNLYAKQLLRTLVAVKKGDFSVRMPIDQTGLAGKIADTLNDVIELNERMAAELDRIGTVVGKEGKIAQRATIGNAEGSWSASVNSVNTLITDLVQPTSETARVIRAVAKGDLSQTIALEIEDRPLKGEFLQTAQIVNTMVDQLSSFASEVTRVAREVGTEGKLGVQAEVRGVAGTWKDLTDSVNSMAGNLTAQVRNIAEVTTAVANGDLSKKITVDVKGEILELKNTINIMVDQLSSFASEVTRVAREVGTEGKLGVQAEVRGVAGTWKDLTDSVNSMAGNLTAQVRNIADVTTAVANGDLSKKITVDVKGEILELKNTINIMVDQLNSFASEVTRVAREVGSEGKLGGQAEVKGVAGTWKDLTDSVNFMAGSLTAQVRNIAEVTTAVAKGDLSKKITVDVKGEILELKNTVNTMVDQLNSFASEVTRVAREVGTEGKLGVQAEVQGVAGTWKDLTDSVNSMAGNLTAQVRNIADVTTAVANGDLSKKITVQVKGEILELKNTINVMVDQLNSFASEVTRVAREVGSEGKLGGQADVRGVAGTWKDLTDSVNFMAGSLTAQVRNIAAVTTAVANGDLSKKITVDVKGEILELKNTVNTMVDQLNSFASEVTRVAREVGTEGKLGVQAEVRGVAGTWKDLTDSVNSMAGNLTAQVRNIAEVTTAVANGDLSKKITVDVKGEILELKNTINIMVDQLSSFASEVTRVAREVGTEGKLGVQAYVRGVGGTWKDLTDNVNLMAGNLTAQVRNIAEVTKAVANGDLSKKITVDVKGEILELKDTINVMVDQLNSFASEVTRVAREVGTEGKLGGQAEVKGVAGTWKDLTDNVNSMAGNLTAQVRGIAKVVTAVANGDLKRKLMLEAKGEIATLADTINEMIDTLATFADQVTTVAREVGIEGKLGGQAKVPGAAGTWRDLTDNVNELAANLTTQVRAIAEVAIAVTKGDLTRSISVAAEGEVAIVKDNINQMIANLRETTQKNTEQDWLKTNLAKFTRMLQGQRDLETVSKLILSELTPLVSAQHGVFFMMDSVEHDPFLKLLSTYAYRERKNLGNKFNLGEGLVGQCALEKERILLTEVPDNYVKISSGLGESTPLNVVVLPVLFEGQVTAVIELASFRRFSEIHLTFLDQLTESIAIVLNTIAASMRTEELLKQSQSLAEELQAQQKELTETNKRLEQQAQSLRASEELLKSQQEELQQTNEELEEKAELLALQNQEVERKNREIEQARRSLEEKAEQLALTSKYKSEFLANMSHELRTPLNSLLILARLLSENTDGNLTLKQVDYTRTIYSAGTDLLGLINDILDLAKIESGTMSVEIEQVLFTDLRDHLDRTFRQVAQDKKLSFLIELSGAVPKGLYTDAKRLQQVLKNLLSNAFKFTERGEVKLSVEVAREGWSLEIETLTNSATVLAFSVSDTGIGISPEKHRVIFEAFQQADGSTSRKYGGTGLGLSISREIANLLGGEIQLTSRPGEGSTFTLYMPQTYQESRMMNNRTLGTNDRQTAQLPSANYSVLPVISSAATSPNFQLPAPYPSPSISDDRENIEDGDRVLLIIEDDVNFARILLDMAREHGFKGLVALRSDIGLVMAREFKPTAIMLDLNLPVMDGWTVLDRLKHDPNTRHIPVHIVSVEEGRQRGLQLGAIAYLQKPVSSEALSKALTDIKGFVERQVKSLLVVEDDETQRFSIIDLIGNHDVYTTAVGTGAEALTILNSGHFDCIVMDLGLPDMSGFELIELIKQDANLKSLPIIIYTGKELSRAEEIQLKRMAETIIIKDVRSPERLLDETALFLHRVQANLPEPKRQMLEQLYQTDSTLIGKKVLIVDDDVRNIFALTSMLERHQMQVMYAENGRDGITVLQNSPEIDIVLMDVMMPEMDGYETMQAIRNIPQFSSLPMIALTAKAMKGDREKCIDAGASDYITKPVDTEQLISLLRVWLYR encoded by the coding sequence ATGTCAACTGCACAGATAACCAAGGTCAATTCCGATAATCTTTATGCAAAACAGCTACTTAGAACCTTAGTCGCTGTCAAAAAAGGGGACTTTTCAGTTCGGATGCCTATAGACCAGACCGGTCTTGCAGGGAAAATTGCTGACACACTTAATGATGTTATCGAGCTTAATGAAAGAATGGCAGCCGAACTCGACCGGATTGGCACGGTTGTTGGTAAAGAAGGCAAAATCGCACAGCGGGCAACCATCGGCAATGCTGAAGGTTCATGGTCAGCTAGTGTCAATTCTGTCAATACCCTAATTACAGATTTAGTCCAGCCGACCTCGGAAACTGCTAGAGTAATTCGGGCGGTAGCTAAAGGAGATTTATCGCAAACTATAGCTTTAGAAATAGAAGATAGACCCCTAAAAGGAGAATTTCTTCAAACTGCCCAAATTGTTAACACAATGGTGGATCAGTTGAGTTCCTTTGCATCGGAAGTAACGCGGGTGGCGAGGGAAGTAGGAACTGAAGGGAAATTAGGGGTACAAGCTGAAGTGCGAGGAGTGGCAGGAACTTGGAAAGATTTAACAGATTCAGTTAACTCAATGGCGGGGAATTTAACAGCACAAGTGCGGAACATTGCGGAAGTGACAACCGCAGTGGCCAATGGCGATTTATCTAAGAAAATTACTGTAGATGTTAAAGGGGAAATTCTGGAACTGAAAAACACTATTAACATCATGGTGGATCAGTTGAGTTCCTTTGCATCGGAGGTAACGCGGGTGGCGAGGGAAGTAGGAACTGAAGGGAAATTAGGAGTACAAGCTGAAGTTAGAGGAGTGGCAGGAACTTGGAAGGATTTAACAGATTCAGTTAACTCAATGGCAGGGAATTTAACAGCACAAGTGCGGAACATTGCTGATGTGACAACTGCGGTAGCAAATGGCGATTTATCTAAGAAAATTACTGTAGATGTTAAAGGTGAAATTTTGGAACTGAAAAACACTATTAACATCATGGTGGATCAGTTAAATTCCTTCGCTTCGGAAGTAACGCGGGTGGCGAGAGAAGTGGGTTCTGAAGGTAAACTTGGCGGTCAAGCAGAAGTTAAGGGAGTAGCAGGAACGTGGAAGGATTTAACGGATAGCGTTAACTTTATGGCAGGTAGTTTAACAGCGCAAGTGCGGAACATTGCGGAAGTGACAACGGCGGTGGCAAAAGGCGATTTATCTAAGAAAATTACCGTAGATGTTAAAGGGGAAATTCTGGAACTAAAAAACACCGTTAACACGATGGTTGACCAGTTAAATTCCTTCGCATCTGAGGTAACACGGGTGGCGCGGGAAGTGGGAACGGAAGGGAAATTAGGCGTACAAGCTGAAGTGCAGGGAGTCGCGGGAACTTGGAAAGATTTAACGGATTCAGTTAACTCAATGGCGGGGAATTTAACAGCACAAGTTCGTAACATTGCTGATGTGACAACCGCTGTGGCAAATGGTGACTTATCTAAGAAGATTACAGTACAGGTTAAAGGCGAAATCTTAGAACTGAAAAACACCATTAACGTGATGGTGGATCAACTTAATTCCTTCGCATCTGAGGTAACGCGGGTGGCGAGAGAAGTAGGTTCCGAAGGTAAGCTGGGCGGGCAAGCGGATGTCCGAGGCGTAGCAGGAACCTGGAAGGATTTAACGGATAGCGTTAACTTTATGGCAGGCAGTTTGACGGCGCAAGTGCGAAATATTGCGGCTGTGACGACGGCGGTAGCAAATGGCGATTTATCTAAGAAAATTACTGTAGATGTTAAAGGTGAAATTCTGGAACTAAAGAACACCGTTAACACGATGGTTGACCAGTTAAATTCCTTCGCTTCTGAGGTAACGCGGGTGGCGAGGGAGGTAGGAACTGAAGGGAAATTAGGGGTACAAGCTGAAGTGCGAGGAGTTGCTGGAACCTGGAAAGATTTAACGGATTCAGTTAACTCGATGGCGGGGAATTTAACAGCGCAGGTGCGGAACATTGCGGAAGTGACAACTGCGGTGGCAAATGGTGACTTATCTAAGAAAATCACTGTAGATGTTAAAGGCGAAATTCTGGAACTGAAAAACACTATTAACATCATGGTGGATCAGTTAAGTTCCTTCGCATCAGAAGTAACTAGAGTTGCAAGAGAAGTGGGAACGGAAGGTAAATTAGGCGTGCAAGCTTACGTGCGGGGTGTAGGGGGAACTTGGAAAGATTTAACCGATAATGTTAACTTGATGGCGGGGAATTTGACGGCGCAGGTGCGGAATATTGCGGAAGTGACAAAAGCGGTGGCAAATGGGGATTTATCTAAGAAAATTACCGTCGATGTCAAAGGCGAAATTCTGGAGTTGAAAGATACTATTAACGTGATGGTGGATCAGCTTAATTCCTTCGCTTCTGAGGTAACGCGGGTGGCGCGGGAGGTAGGAACTGAGGGTAAATTGGGCGGTCAAGCTGAGGTGAAAGGAGTTGCGGGAACTTGGAAAGATTTAACGGATAATGTTAACTCGATGGCGGGCAATTTGACAGCACAAGTACGGGGAATTGCTAAAGTCGTGACAGCGGTAGCAAATGGCGATTTGAAGCGCAAATTAATGCTGGAAGCGAAGGGAGAAATTGCGACTCTGGCAGATACGATTAACGAGATGATCGATACGCTGGCGACATTTGCCGATCAAGTTACGACAGTGGCGCGGGAAGTGGGAATTGAAGGGAAATTAGGCGGCCAGGCGAAGGTTCCGGGTGCGGCGGGGACGTGGCGAGATTTGACGGATAACGTGAATGAATTGGCGGCGAATTTGACTACTCAGGTGCGCGCGATCGCAGAAGTGGCAATTGCGGTAACAAAAGGCGATTTAACCAGGTCAATTTCCGTCGCCGCTGAAGGAGAAGTTGCCATTGTTAAAGACAACATTAACCAAATGATTGCGAATCTGCGGGAGACAACGCAGAAAAATACTGAGCAAGATTGGCTGAAAACAAATCTCGCTAAATTCACTCGAATGCTACAAGGTCAGCGGGATTTAGAAACTGTTTCTAAACTAATTCTCTCGGAATTAACACCTCTGGTTTCTGCTCAGCATGGCGTTTTCTTTATGATGGACTCTGTGGAGCACGATCCCTTTCTGAAACTGTTAAGTACCTACGCCTACCGCGAACGTAAAAACTTAGGAAATAAATTCAATTTAGGCGAAGGTTTGGTAGGGCAATGCGCCCTGGAAAAAGAGCGAATACTGTTAACAGAAGTCCCGGATAATTACGTTAAAATTAGTTCGGGATTGGGAGAATCTACGCCGCTGAATGTCGTGGTTTTACCCGTACTATTTGAAGGACAGGTGACAGCAGTAATTGAGCTAGCTTCGTTCCGCCGCTTCAGCGAAATTCACTTAACATTCCTCGATCAACTCACAGAAAGTATCGCCATTGTTTTAAATACAATTGCGGCAAGTATGCGGACAGAAGAGTTGCTGAAACAGTCGCAATCTTTAGCAGAAGAGTTACAAGCTCAGCAAAAGGAACTCACAGAAACTAACAAGCGGCTAGAACAGCAAGCGCAGTCGCTAAGAGCATCTGAAGAACTGTTGAAGAGCCAGCAGGAAGAGTTGCAGCAGACGAATGAGGAACTAGAAGAAAAAGCAGAATTGCTAGCGCTGCAAAATCAGGAAGTTGAGCGGAAAAACCGAGAAATTGAACAGGCGAGGAGGTCGCTAGAAGAAAAAGCCGAACAGTTGGCTCTGACTTCCAAATACAAGTCAGAATTTCTGGCAAATATGTCTCATGAGTTGCGTACTCCGCTAAATTCGCTGCTGATTCTCGCCAGATTACTTTCTGAAAATACTGATGGCAATTTGACTCTCAAGCAAGTTGATTACACGCGCACAATTTACTCCGCAGGAACCGATTTGCTAGGGCTGATTAATGACATTTTGGATCTTGCTAAGATTGAATCGGGCACGATGTCAGTGGAAATCGAGCAAGTGCTATTTACTGACTTGCGAGATCATTTAGATCGCACGTTCCGCCAAGTTGCACAGGATAAGAAGTTGAGTTTTCTAATAGAGTTGAGCGGGGCAGTGCCAAAAGGTCTTTATACTGATGCAAAACGCCTGCAACAAGTTTTGAAGAATCTGCTCTCAAATGCGTTTAAGTTTACAGAGCGGGGTGAAGTAAAATTGAGCGTGGAAGTGGCGCGGGAAGGCTGGAGTTTAGAGATAGAAACTTTAACTAATTCGGCTACTGTTTTGGCTTTCTCAGTTAGCGATACCGGCATTGGTATTTCTCCTGAAAAACACAGAGTTATTTTTGAGGCTTTCCAGCAAGCTGATGGCAGCACTAGCCGTAAATATGGCGGCACGGGTTTGGGTTTGTCCATTAGCAGAGAGATCGCTAATCTATTAGGTGGAGAAATTCAATTGACGAGTCGCCCTGGTGAAGGAAGTACGTTCACGCTTTATATGCCCCAAACTTACCAAGAATCGCGGATGATGAATAACAGGACATTGGGAACAAATGACAGGCAAACCGCCCAATTGCCCTCTGCTAATTATTCAGTATTGCCTGTTATTTCTTCCGCAGCTACTTCCCCCAATTTCCAATTACCGGCACCTTACCCGTCGCCTTCCATCTCAGACGATCGCGAAAATATTGAGGATGGCGATCGCGTGCTTTTGATTATCGAAGATGATGTAAATTTTGCCCGCATTCTTTTGGATATGGCGCGGGAACATGGTTTTAAAGGTTTAGTGGCTTTGCGGAGCGATATCGGTTTGGTGATGGCGCGAGAGTTCAAGCCCACGGCGATTATGCTGGATCTAAATTTACCTGTGATGGATGGTTGGACGGTGCTCGATCGTTTGAAGCACGATCCGAATACGCGCCATATTCCCGTTCACATTGTATCCGTTGAGGAAGGGCGACAACGCGGTTTACAGTTAGGTGCGATCGCGTACCTCCAAAAACCTGTCAGCAGCGAAGCGCTGAGTAAAGCTTTGACTGATATTAAGGGTTTTGTAGAGCGGCAAGTGAAAAGTTTGCTAGTTGTCGAAGACGACGAAACGCAGCGTTTCAGCATCATCGATTTAATCGGGAATCACGACGTTTATACAACGGCAGTGGGGACTGGTGCAGAGGCGCTAACAATTTTGAATTCTGGACATTTTGACTGTATCGTTATGGATCTAGGACTACCAGATATGAGTGGGTTTGAGCTCATTGAGCTGATTAAGCAAGATGCAAATTTGAAAAGTTTGCCGATTATTATTTACACCGGAAAAGAGTTGAGCAGAGCAGAAGAAATTCAACTCAAGCGGATGGCGGAAACTATCATTATTAAAGATGTGCGATCGCCAGAGCGCCTGTTAGATGAAACGGCTCTCTTCCTGCACCGAGTCCAGGCAAATTTGCCGGAACCAAAGCGTCAAATGCTAGAGCAACTCTATCAAACTGATTCTACTCTCATTGGCAAAAAAGTCTTGATTGTAGATGATGACGTGCGAAATATTTTTGCTCTCACGAGTATGCTAGAACGCCATCAAATGCAAGTTATGTATGCAGAAAATGGTAGAGATGGGATTACTGTCTTGCAAAACTCACCTGAGATCGATATTGTGCTGATGGATGTGATGATGCCAGAGATGGATGGTTACGAGACCATGCAAGCAATTCGCAATATACCTCAATTTAGTTCGCTACCAATGATTGCTTTGACGGCTAAAGCTATGAAAGGCGATCGCGAAAAGTGTATCGACGCTGGTGCGTCTGACTACATTACTAAACCTGTCGATACCGAACAGTTAATATCACTGTTGCGCGTTTGGCTTTATCGATAA
- a CDS encoding CheR family methyltransferase, with protein sequence MNNGHELETIEIQLLLEGMFRYYGFDFRNYAFASLKRRIWNTIRSESLNSVSGLQEKVLHNPAYLDRLLLGLSVNVTAMFRDPSFYITFRNKVVPLLRTYPFIRIWHAGCSTGEEVYSMAILLQEEGLYDRCRIYATDMNEVVLKKAKAGIFPLKQMQEYTQLYQQAGGKKSFSEYYTAAYDNAIFRASLKENIIFSHHNLATDSSFNEFNAIFCRNVLIYFNPSLQQRVHKLLYESLGMFGVLGLGHQETLNFTPYHKHYETIESSEKLYRRVK encoded by the coding sequence ATGAACAACGGCCATGAACTTGAAACAATCGAAATTCAGCTCCTACTAGAGGGAATGTTTCGCTATTACGGATTTGATTTTCGCAATTATGCTTTTGCTTCTCTCAAGCGTCGAATTTGGAATACTATTCGCTCGGAAAGCCTCAATAGCGTCTCTGGACTTCAGGAAAAGGTACTTCACAATCCGGCATATCTAGACCGCTTGCTCCTCGGTCTTTCTGTGAATGTAACGGCGATGTTCCGCGATCCTAGCTTTTACATTACTTTCAGGAATAAAGTTGTGCCGTTGCTACGTACCTATCCTTTTATTCGCATCTGGCACGCGGGATGTTCAACCGGGGAAGAAGTCTATTCTATGGCAATCTTGCTACAGGAAGAAGGACTTTACGATCGCTGTAGAATTTACGCTACGGATATGAATGAAGTAGTGTTAAAAAAAGCAAAGGCGGGAATATTTCCGCTGAAACAAATGCAAGAATATACTCAGCTTTACCAGCAAGCGGGTGGAAAAAAATCATTTTCAGAGTATTACACTGCTGCCTATGACAATGCAATTTTTCGGGCTTCGCTCAAAGAAAATATTATCTTTTCTCACCATAACCTCGCAACGGATAGTTCTTTTAATGAATTTAATGCGATTTTCTGCCGCAATGTGTTGATTTATTTCAATCCATCCCTCCAACAACGGGTACATAAGCTATTGTATGAGAGTCTGGGAATGTTTGGAGTTTTGGGACTAGGACATCAGGAGACTCTCAATTTTACCCCTTACCACAAACACTATGAGACGATAGAAAGCAGTGAAAAACTTTACCGGAGAGTTAAATAA